The Arachis ipaensis cultivar K30076 chromosome B03, Araip1.1, whole genome shotgun sequence region TTTATGCGTCATTTTCTCTGGTTTGTGGATCTAACGGAGTTTCTTTGATTCATGGTTTGTGACAGTTTGACAACTTGTATGGGTGCCGCCACTCCCTCCCCGATGGTCTCATGAGGGCTACTGATGTCATGATTGCCGGAAAGGTTGCCGTTGTTGCCGGTTACGGAGATGTCGGCAAGGGTTGTGCTGCTGCTTTGAAGCAGGCCGGTGCTCGCGTCATTGTGACTGAGATCGATCCAATTTGCGCCCTACAGGCTCTCATGGAAGGTCTTCAGGTCTTGACCCTTGAGGATGTTGTCTCTGAGGCTGATATCTTCGTCACCACCACCGGTAACAAGGACATCATCATGGTTGACCACATGAGGAAGATGAAGAACAATGCCATTGTCTGCAACATTGGACACTTTGACAATGAGATCGACATGCACGGTCTTGAGACATATCCTGGCGTGAAGCGCATCACCATCAAGCCCCAAACCGATAGATGGGTGTTCCCCGAGACCAACACCGGCATCATTGTGTTGGCTGAGGGTCGTTTGATGAACTTGGGTTGTGCCACGGGACACCCAAGTTTCGTGATGTCTTGCTCATTCACCAACCAGGTCATTGCACAGCTTGAGTTGTGGACGGAGAAGAGCAGTGGCAAATATGAGAAGAAGGTGTATGTTTTGCCCAAGCACCTCGATGAGAAGGTGGCCGCACTCCACCTTGGCAAGCTTGGAGCCAAGCTCACCAAGCTTTCCCAATCACAAGCTGATTACATCAGTGTTCCAGTGGAGGGTCCATACAAGCCTCCTCATTACAGGTACTAAGGAAGAAGATCAAGATTTGTTGAgagaagaaaaggagaaaaaCAATGTTTTGTGGATCGAATTTGATTGTTTCATTTTGCATTTTGGGGACTTTCATTATTACACATTTTGGATTTGTGGTTAGATGAGTGGTAGTCTTCTAATTCTAGTAGGGTTTCTTGTGTTGTTTCGGAGGGGAGGGTTAAGGGGGAAGGGTAGAATCTCCATTGCTTTCTCTGGAAAGAGAACAAATGGGTTTGGTTTTGAATAAGGCTGTGGGTTGGGGGTTGTGTTCATTCTTCTTTAGTAGCTCATATATCCGTGTTTCGATCCACTTTTTCAATATatcaaaagaaaataagaaaaaaaatgaacaaaAGATTTTCTTTGCccttgcaattttttttttctttattcagTGCATAAATTAGAGTTCAAGTTCTCAATTAGTTTCCGCTAAGGATTAGTCCATAAAACAATCTTTCTAGTATATGAAAAATGTACGTTAATGTCGAATATATATGGCAAACGTTAATGTACGTTTTGGTGAAGAGATAGGTAAGCGAAAGAAAAAGGGGTTCGTTATATTTTTTGTTCCCTTAGTTTAATTGATGTGTCAAACCAATTTAAATTGCTGAGACTAGTTTATTCATGTTGAACTCTGAATAAATCGTCAAAAACTCAATGAAGGTGAGTGGGCAAAGGAAGTACGTAATGGGAGTTGCTGTgcaaatttttaagattttttagccAAGTTTTTATTGTGTTTGGTTTTTTTGTACACTTCCAAATGTACATTTGAATATGGTAAACTCTTTTTGCTTTTCAACTGaaaatctctttttttttattaatctcaATTTAACCAATAACATGATAGAAAAATAAGAGAATAATATATCATTTTAGAGAAGGAAAAACGTTTGGTTTTCTCCCTTATGTAAGTGGAAATCCTCTCAATTCTTCATTAATCTTCCATATATGCACTTTTTTAAGCAAAACAAGCTAATCCTTTTCAAAGTTCATATTAAGCAGTCCTACATTAGTACATCTAGTTTGGGAGAACAATAGATATTCCCATATTGTAATAGTATTTGAATTTATTCTTTTCCATTTTTTAAGAgatatttgaaaataataaaatttcatCACACATAAAGTAGCTGATTGTCCTGTGATTcctgtatataaaaaaaaaatgtccTAATATTTTGGTGCTGTCGGTGAGAAGAGCAATAAGGGGAGCCGCAAATTTCTTcagttaatttttagtttttttaattaTCAGTTGATCACCACAAATATTAAATTgtctttaacaaataaattttattaattcatatgtATAATTTCTGAAAAATATAGATGCAAATTGTATTAAGTATATAAAATTCCTACAAATATGAAAGCAAATTAttattaactaaaaataataatatttattgatcATGTGACATTTTATTTGAGAGGATAAaatatgatattttatttttgaatgttttttttcatgttttttcttggtatcacctataaaataaataatgaaaaatcaTACTTTATCCTGATAAGTGAAATCTAAAATTTagaagattaaaattaaaaaaaaaaatatcatcttTCTCAGATTCAGATCTACCCTTTTATGTACAACATATGGGCCAGAATTTAGAATGTTTGGCATGGAAAATTGCTAGTGTCAGTATTATTAACTATACAATCAGAATGTAATAAACAATCAGTAATTTTttgtgaaaaaaatttgaaaaatgtcTTTACTTTAAAAAGAATAGACAAATAAGTGAGGTATTTGTAAAATTTTTACAAGAATTATTGATAGATTATTTNNNNNNNNNNNNNNNNNNNNNNNNNNNNNNNNNNNNNNNNNNNNNNNNNNNNNNNNNNNNNNNNNNNNNNNNNNNNNNNNNNNNNNNNNNNNNNNNNNNNNNNNNNNNNNNNNNNNNNNNNNNNNNNNNNNNNNNNNNNNNNNNNNNNNNNNNNNNNNNNNNNNNNNNNNNNNNNNNNNNNNNNNNNNNNNNNNNNNNNNNNNNNNNNNNNNNNNNNNNNNNNNNNNNNNNNNNNNNNNNNNNNNNNNNNNNNNNNNNNNNNNNNNNNNNNNNNNNNNNNNNNNNNNNNNNNNNNNNNNNNNNNNNNNNNNNNNNNNNNNNNNNNNNNNNNNNNNNNNNNNNNNNNNNNNNNNNNNNNNNNNNNNNNNNNNNNNNNNNNNNNNNNNNNNNNNNNNNNNNNNNNNNNNNNNNNNNNNNNNNNNNNNNNNNNNNNNNNNNNNNNNNNNNNNNNNNNNNNNNtttttaataaaaaaaaaaaactatttatttAATAAACATTACTTGTGTTTAGGATTGAGAATGGTTAGGATTCGGACTTTATCCTAATTCTATCCGCgagttaaaaattttttaaaagttcaATCCTACTATTCATGTGGGTTGAAAATCTCTAATCTTACTCATATTCTAAAGTTCTCAACCCTATCCTACTCTATCTGACTCTGTTCAcagaaaaatcaaaattttttaagcaaatataaaattcaataattttatattttatacatattaataaaataaaaaataaaaaattaaatttaaattatacgAATAGAATATACCTTAAATCTACACTCAACTTTATCCAAAAAtccaaataaaataaagtaagatATATTCTAAACCTGCATCGATCCTACTCGCAAGCAAACCCCAGTTATATAGTAAGTATGTTGAATGTGCTGATTACAATATACTATGCGTAGCCTCAGGGAAAAACAAATGAGTCAAATTTGGTGGATGGACAAGACAACATAGTATGTGGTAACAAATATTGTTTTAATAGAACTGGAATTTTACTATTCTAAATTTAAGTTTCAAAGATATTTTTCTCAAAT contains the following coding sequences:
- the LOC107629428 gene encoding adenosylhomocysteinase is translated as MSLSVEKTTSGREYKVKDLSQADFGRLEIELAEVEMPGLMACRTEFGPSQPFKGARITGSLHMTIQTAVLIETLTALGAEVRWCSCNIFSTQDHAAAAIARDSAAVFAWKGETLQEYWWCTERALDWGPSGGPDLIVDDGGDATLLIHEGVKAEELYEKTGQLPDPASTDNAEFQIVLTIIRDGLKTDPQRYRRMKERLVGVSEETTTGVKRLYQMQANGTLLFPAINVNDSVTKSKFDNLYGCRHSLPDGLMRATDVMIAGKVAVVAGYGDVGKGCAAALKQAGARVIVTEIDPICALQALMEGLQVLTLEDVVSEADIFVTTTGNKDIIMVDHMRKMKNNAIVCNIGHFDNEIDMHGLETYPGVKRITIKPQTDRWVFPETNTGIIVLAEGRLMNLGCATGHPSFVMSCSFTNQVIAQLELWTEKSSGKYEKKVYVLPKHLDEKVAALHLGKLGAKLTKLSQSQADYISVPVEGPYKPPHYRY